In Sebastes fasciatus isolate fSebFas1 chromosome 24, fSebFas1.pri, whole genome shotgun sequence, the following are encoded in one genomic region:
- the LOC141762678 gene encoding heparan-sulfate 6-O-sulfotransferase 3-B-like → MEEKFNRLIFIPIAALLFLMIGYQYVCPADSNTCYFRSDDKGLFQRYSSGFELLYAEDVDEDLPSKITSKFNFTERDLDRHVDFNIRGDDVMVFLHIQKTGGTTFGRHLVKNIQLEQPCDCMPGQRKCTCHRPGRAESWLFSRFSTGWSCGLHADWTELTSCVPVVMNKRDKKSVQKNKRNFYYITMLRDPVSRYLSEWKHVQRGATWKTALHMCDGRPPTQDELPACYSGEDWTGVPLADFMSCPSNLANNRQVRMLADLSLVGCYNMSSVSELDRGRLLLASAKANLRNMAFYGLTEFQRKTQYLFERTFGLRFIRAFTQINSTRAASVGISEKVRWRIEGLNALDVELYEYAKELFLRRYQYNRQRQHQEERQRRWQERQQRQRMHRTYLAELWRLGGGGGGEEEDVKALEAVATTEDYSSQVVRW, encoded by the exons ATGGAGGAGAAGTTCAACAGACTCATCTTCATCCCCATTGCAGCACTCCTCTTCTTGATGATCGGCTACCAGTATGTTTGCCCTGCAGACAGCAACACCTGCTACTTCAGGAGCGACGACAAGGGGCTCTTCCAGCGCTACTCATCCGGATTTGAGCTCCTTTACGCAGAAGACGTGGATGAAGACCTCCCATCCAAGATCACATCCAAATTTAACTTCACAGAGAGAGACCTGGACAGACATGTGGACTTCAACATCAGAGGAGATGATGTGATGGTGTTCCTGCACATCCAGAAGACAGGTGGCACCACGTTTGGAAGACACCTGGTGAAGAACATCCAGCTGGAGCAGCCGTGTGACTGCATGCCCGGCCAGAGGAAGTGCACCTGTCACCGGCCAGGCAGAGCAGAGTCCTGGCTCTTCTCTCGGTTCTCCACCGGATGGAGCTGCGGGTTGCACGCGGACTGGACCGAGCTCACGAGCTGTGTGCCCGTGGTGATGAACAAGAGGGACAAGAAGAGCGTGCAGAAGAATAAAAG GAATTTCTACTACATCACGATGCTACGCGATCCCGTGTCACGCTACCTCAGCGAGTGGAAGCACGTGCAGCGCGGGGCCACTTGGAAAACCGCCCTCCACATGTGCGACGGCCGCCCGCCCACTCAAGACGAGCTCCCCGCCTGCTACAGCGGCGAAGACTGGACCGGCGTGCCCCTGGCGGACTTCATGAGCTGCCCCTCTAACCTCGCCAACAACCGCCAGGTGCGCATGCTTGCCGACCTCAGCCTGGTGGGCTGCTACAACATGTCGTCGGTGAGCGAGCTGGATCGTGGCCGCTTGCTGCTCGCCAGCGCCAAAGCCAACCTGCGCAATATGGCGTTCTACGGCCTGACGGAGTTCCAGCGCAAGACGCAGTACCTGTTCGAGCGGACGTTCGGCCTGCGCTTCATCCGGGCCTTCACGCAGATCAACAGCACGCGCGCCGCCAGCGTCGGCATCAGCGAGAAGGTGCGGTGGCGCATCGAGGGGCTCAACGCGCTCGACGTGGAGCTGTACGAGTACGCCAAGGAGCTGTTCCTGCGGCGCTACCAGTACAACCGCCAGAGGCAGCACCAAGAGGAGCGGCAGAGGAGGTGGCAGGAGAGGCAGCAGAGGCAGCGGATGCACAGGACCTATCTGGCGGAGCTGTGGAGactaggaggaggaggaggaggggaggaagaggatgtgAAGGCGTTGGAGGCGGTAGCCACTACAGAGGACTACAGCAGCCAGGTGGTGAGATGGTGA